One Succinivibrio dextrinosolvens DNA window includes the following coding sequences:
- a CDS encoding tetratricopeptide repeat protein, giving the protein MVTTQTKDDISMLVQLGMAACMNGDVYNARKMFENLLEYEPDLRAASLGLAFSRIVTDEFQEAEDILNGLSEDDDTLSLKVISLSLQRNSDEAGTIYNKIKDKHSPEALTAKQFMDYSADR; this is encoded by the coding sequence ACTAAGGATGATATTTCAATGCTGGTTCAGCTTGGAATGGCTGCCTGCATGAATGGCGATGTTTACAACGCCAGAAAAATGTTTGAGAACCTATTAGAGTACGAGCCTGATTTGAGAGCTGCTTCATTAGGCCTTGCTTTCTCAAGAATTGTTACTGATGAATTTCAGGAAGCTGAAGATATTTTAAATGGCCTGTCAGAGGATGATGATACTCTTTCTCTAAAGGTTATTTCGTTAAGTCTGCAGCGCAACAGCGATGAAGCAGGAACTATTTATAACAAGATTAAAGACAAGCATTCTCCTGAAGCACTTACTGCAAAGCAGTTTATGGATTACAGTGCAGACAGGTAG